The Methanomassiliicoccus luminyensis B10 DNA segment TGAAATGCCGGTTCTTCTGACGAATGGCTTTATACAATGTCTGATGAGTATGTTCTGTTATTATGGTTGGTATTCCCATGATCCTTTTTAATTCGACAGCAACAGCTCCAGATGGCCAGGTAAAGTGGGCGTGAATCAAATCAAAATTAATACGTTCTCTCTTTATCAAGGACTCAATGGCTCTCAGTTCCAGGTTTACCCACATGAATCTTCCGTGATTCCAAAAAAGGGGATTATTGATGTATCTTGGAAAAAAAACTTGAACATCATCAAATTGGTAATCATCATGCTTGGTATTTCGCAATCGCTCCATACCATGAGCTACTGGTGATACAACATAGACTTTGTCAAAATGATGTTTTAGGTATTTTACCTGTTCCTTAACGAAGATGCCGCCGATGTATGAATTATCTTGATTTGGAAAATCATTGCTAATGATGAGCAAATTCCTTTCAGACATTCGAAACCTCATTAATCACGAATTTATATTTCCCTGCATGGCTTCGATCGATTGAATCTACGAATCTAAATTCTACATCCCATCCGCGGCTCCGTAATCTAATCGTTTCTTTGATGCTCTCAAGATTTGCCTCATTAAAATCGGGCTCTGTAACTAGCTTAATAATAAGTTTCTCTGAAGATGCTTGAACTATCTGAAATTCTTTGACTTTGGGTACTTCCCAGAATATGTGGGTGAAAAATTCCCCATGAATATGCTTGCCCTCAGGAGTTACGAGCATCTCCTGTTGCCGACCAGCGACTTCTTTTAATAGGGGGTAATCCCTGCCACAGGAACAGGGCTCATCGAGCAGAGATCCTTTGTCTCCCGTGACATATCTGATGAACGGCATTGCATAGTTATGTAAGCTAGTTGCTAGTATCTGCCCCTCCCCCTGTTCAATCTGACTGCCATCGTCATCAATGACTTCCATAAGTCCCCTCTCCATATCTATGTGAAGTCCGGTATGTTCAGAGCACTCAAATGCACTTATGCTACCATCATTCAATCCGTAATTATCATACACGTCGCAATCAAATATATCACTGATTTTCTTTCTCATGTGTGGGAAGAGCTTCTCGGACGTTGTAAATACACCTTCAGGCGCCGGGATTGAGATTTGTTTTTCCTCCAACCATCTTGCAAAGAAATAGATGGATGAAGCATAACCTCTGATGAATCGGGGGCGGAAGGAACCGAGGATGTCTGCATATCTTTGCATTTGGGGCCCCCCCATGTCAAACGAGGACAGCATCCTAATATTTCTCGATACTTCATGAATTTTTTTAACCAGGTGTGATTTCGTACCAACATCAAGGGAAGAGCCAGCCAGAAAAACCATCTTGTCTCCTAGTTCATAACCTCCATACCCCCATCCGCGATAGAGTAGCGCTCCCCCCATGAAGCGGTCGAATTTAGATAGCCTATACTGCATGGGCGTACCGGTGGACCCACCAGTCGCCTGACTATAATACTTCATCGATGAGAGTTTCGCTGGTTTGAACTCCCCCCAATGCTCTTTAATTATCTCCTTAGTTAGGATGGGTAATTTCTCAAGATCATTAATCGTTCGTATATCTCCCGGTGTGCGATTGAGACTCTTGAAAAGATTGTGGTAGTATGGAATATTTTCATAGGAAAATTTAATAAGATTCCTCAGTCGCCCTTCCTGTTCGTGCCTTAGCTCATCATATGGCTTCCATTGATCCTGAATCATTTTTTTATATGTCGGATAGAAAGACGCGTCACCACACTGATGTGCTAGTATGAAGAGTTCCTTTTGTAGCATGTTTATTCTCCAATTTCTTGATTCTAGGATGCGCAATCTCTCCAAATGGTTCCACCATTGTTTCTGGGATGATACGCAAAGTCCAAATCGCTATTTCCCATGAATATCTCAACCTCTATCTAAACCGCTCTTGCGTCTTGGGGTTGCGTATTTCATCAAGACTATTGGGGTAATTTTCGATATACCAAATCATGAATTTGGCCACATCAATGTTCTCCTTGAATAGTTGATTCCGTCTCCGCCCCCACTCCGACTTTATGCCATCATCTCTTGCGATTTCTATGGCTTTAGTCATTGCTCCTTTGAAGTCGCAGAAATTAAACAATAGATGGTATCTTTTCTCCAGTTCAATGAAATTGCCCATGTCATGGGGGCCAACGAAGGAGTTGCATCGGACTGTTGGCGTCCCGAGAATGGCAGCCTCTGTAGCCATGGTCTGTGTGTCCGTGACCAGTAACGATGCATAGTAAAGTGCATCATGGATTCGATTTTTTGGTATTTTGATAGTATGCTCCCGCAGTTCCGGGGGCACGCCCTTTTCGGAGGAGATAAAAACATTCCCATGTTTTTCCAGTTCCTTGACCAACGCCATCTTTATCTCGGGTGTAAAGCCTCCAACTCCCAGATCATGGAATGCGCTCAAACCATTGAATCTTAGGATGAAGTACCGCTCACCTTTGTTTATCCCAAGATCCTCGAATATAGAATCGTCCGGCGTATAGTAGTTCGGATGCAGATAGGCAAACTCTTTGATCCCATTGATGCGGATCTGCTTCTCCCCTAAATCCTCCCGGAAGTATGATGGAGTGATGAGCGTGTCTACGAATGGGTAGAAAAGACGGAACTGCAACGCATAGGATCGCAATCCGATCTTCGGTTCATTGTCTATGAATATTACATTCGGTACGCCCAGCAACGCCGAACAATAGGCATCATAAACTCCAAAGCCTGTTATTATGTCCACTCGTTCCTTTTTCAACAATTGTGATGCGCTGATGACGTCCC contains these protein-coding regions:
- a CDS encoding DUF354 domain-containing protein, with protein sequence MSSDDSLSDCVVPHAPSNTSNEFAPTKSMRRVGIIVNTPAQVHFYRHIYERLLEDGHQAFIIARAEQETMDLLREFDIPHSIFSTPPESKVGKILTMPRDVISASQLLKKERVDIITGFGVYDAYCSALLGVPNVIFIDNEPKIGLRSYALQFRLFYPFVDTLITPSYFREDLGEKQIRINGIKEFAYLHPNYYTPDDSIFEDLGINKGERYFILRFNGLSAFHDLGVGGFTPEIKMALVKELEKHGNVFISSEKGVPPELREHTIKIPKNRIHDALYYASLLVTDTQTMATEAAILGTPTVRCNSFVGPHDMGNFIELEKRYHLLFNFCDFKGAMTKAIEIARDDGIKSEWGRRRNQLFKENIDVAKFMIWYIENYPNSLDEIRNPKTQERFR
- a CDS encoding phenylacetate--CoA ligase family protein, which encodes MLQKELFILAHQCGDASFYPTYKKMIQDQWKPYDELRHEQEGRLRNLIKFSYENIPYYHNLFKSLNRTPGDIRTINDLEKLPILTKEIIKEHWGEFKPAKLSSMKYYSQATGGSTGTPMQYRLSKFDRFMGGALLYRGWGYGGYELGDKMVFLAGSSLDVGTKSHLVKKIHEVSRNIRMLSSFDMGGPQMQRYADILGSFRPRFIRGYASSIYFFARWLEEKQISIPAPEGVFTTSEKLFPHMRKKISDIFDCDVYDNYGLNDGSISAFECSEHTGLHIDMERGLMEVIDDDGSQIEQGEGQILATSLHNYAMPFIRYVTGDKGSLLDEPCSCGRDYPLLKEVAGRQQEMLVTPEGKHIHGEFFTHIFWEVPKVKEFQIVQASSEKLIIKLVTEPDFNEANLESIKETIRLRSRGWDVEFRFVDSIDRSHAGKYKFVINEVSNV